The Montipora foliosa isolate CH-2021 chromosome 1, ASM3666993v2, whole genome shotgun sequence DNA segment AAGATACGTGAACACTCCTAAATCAGAGCACTTTGAATTCGAGGAAATTCCTGCATTCACCCAGAGTTTAGCTGCTGTTGCAACTGACATAGAGTCTCTGTCACAGGCCAAGATGTCAGCAAAGATCATTGGTGTACAAAGTGCAACGAAATCCCTTTCTTGTGTGGCATGCAAGAAAAAGGTGACCATTAAGACCAGTGGACAAATAGCAAACTGCCAATCCTGCAAGCTAATGCAAAAGGTTAATGCTTGCAGCTCACAGTGGATTCTGAAAATTCTATTTCAGAACACTCACAACATCAGTGAAAAGGTTGCAATTATGCTATTCCACCAAGAGGTAACCAAACTCGCAACATTATCAAGTGGTATTAATTTAAATATCATTTCAGAGGAAGAACTGATTTTAACCCTCCTAGAAATGGACTCTGAGTTCCTCATCACTTATAATACTTCTTCCAATAAGCTGATAGATGTTTCACAAATAAACATTTAGAATCTTATTACCAAAACGTTGCTTTTTACTAATAACATGTTATTAGCTAATCCGTTCATGTTATCAATGGAATGTTTGCACTACACACACAACATTCTACTTTATAGAGCTTACAACTATCTAATTTCACCAAAGTAATATTCTAGCTGTTGAAGCTTTGTTTAAAACTTAGTGTATGTTATATACATGTAGCCCACGCGTTCGTGTTATGCAGTAGATCAAAACATTCTACTTTATTGACCCTTGAACTATGTAATTTTAACAAAGTTGTATTCTACTTCAAATTATATTGAAAACTTATCTATGTATTAATTGTTACATACTGATACATGTAGCTGACACAAGTTCATGTTATCGATCAAATTTTCCTATCAGAGATAAAACGTTTTACTTTATAATGCATAAAAGTATGTCATTTTACCTAAGTCATTATGTTGTAGTTGAAATTATTTTGTCCAAAAATCATAAACAACTAAGAAATAGTACTTTGTATTATCACATTGTTACTTCATTAAAACGttagtaaatttgaaatttgtctAGTCATGCACCTCTTACAAATCGACTTGTGCTTTTGGTACCTCACAATACTGCAATTATTTAATCCTGATTTAAGATGTACCCGAAatccccctcctccccccaacCCCTCCCCCACACACCGACCTGAATGACACTTTTCCAATGGCAATTTCAGTTCCCATAATAGCAATTTCGAACGCACTTCATTAATCCCTGATTACTCCTAGTTTTAGTAATAGTGCGCTTCGCTATTCGCAGAACACGGAGGCCAGAAATCAGAATCGAAGATCCCGAAGGTAAACGGAAACCACTTGAAACTATTGTACTCCATGCAGATACTACGTGTGCAAACCTAAACTACCCTAAACTACCCACAACGTCTACGCATAAATCAAATATTTACTCAGGTTGATATACAGAGTTAAAGGTCCGTGTCTCTTCCCTTGGTGAGCTTTTTCTGGAGCTCTTGTTATTTGACAGACTAAGGAAAATTTATagtgatatttcttgtttacaaacattgacgtcacattgcttttgatattcaaatttgccaaccaaggaacaaagtcattgtttcaacagccaaatgggttctggttggcatattaataacaataggtgatgttacgagaaacatcgctattttTGAAACATTGATCTCGTTTAGAAAGGGTCACAGCTTGCATGCTTGACATAGAACACGAAAACCGAAACCAGAATAAAAGATTCGAGAGGTagaaggaaaacagaaaccatCTTAATTCAGGTCAAGTCGGTGTCCCTCTCTTGCTGATTGTTTTTTTCGCAGAGCTTTAGTTATTTGTCAGACCAAGAAAAATTCATTATAAGAACATTgacgtaatatatcaaacacgagaaggagtgtttcatcggatatccaaacaccgagaagcgagttgaaaaacgaggccgaaggccgagttttttaaccgattgcGAGGTGGTTGGacatctgatgaaacactctttcgagtgtttgatattgcttctcaaaagAATCAGTAtgttaagagatatttgggatcaaagttggcgaaattttatgctaattaagaccacatatccaaacttccttcacggtagtgatttcttttgtttgtggcTTATGTTTGtggcttccctcaataattttgctcgTTATGTGATAATGTAATTGCAATGTGCCTTCGTGCAATtgaggattaatttcacttgtattcagTTAAAAGTTTTCCAACCTGCCCTCATCGCTTCACGACTGGCAATTTTAATTACTCATCTACCGCTATAATACATTACAAAAGCAGGTAATGCTGGCCTTGATCCGtgaaaaatgggcaattataccatgttttagatatTCGAAAATCCTAAGACAGGCAttcaagcaaggaattttataacaaatgttccgaaagttatagatctcaaatcgtctttcgaacagatattttccgctAAAAATTCCTTCATatctgcgaagatcatagctttacttgatttcatatccgcagttcagtatatgattcatttcatatatcatttcattcagaCCTAAGTACAATAGAAATACTTACAATTATACCTTTAAAACTAAAACATCCACAATGATGGGTCAACCCTGTGTGGATTTCTAATGTAGAGTAGATTTTAAATAAACCATAAACTCGGGGAGTTCAGTTCGATTTTGTCTTTGCCACATCCTGtgacaaaattcaatttttttccttgcaagGAAACGTTTCAATCTAGTCGTCAATGCAATGCTTGCAATGCAGGTCGAGTTTGCAGTTGTAATACGTCCCACACGCCATCTGAGTATCTTTGAGCAACCTCTGGAGAAATTATACTACCATCATAGCAAAACATGTAATGTGTTGCTCCGTTCAAACTCATCAAATAGTTGCCAAATGTTCCAAATCTCTTGTGAATTGGGGTGCCCACAAATAAACCTTGTGGTCGAAATGAGCTTTCTGGGTTATTCTGGAAAATATATTGCCCAGTGTTGGAAAGAATGAGCGAGGAACTCTGACGTGACGCTAATTTGAGACTTCCTTGGCTTAAGATATGGTCCATGTAGCCCTTTCGGTCTGCTTCTAGTCTCAATAAAAATTCCAAGTCTTTGTCGTTCCTTTTATCTCTTTTGATGCCTTGGCTAAAGGACTTTGCAAGCTCCCAAAAGTTTGTATTTTGGATTGTCAGGGGGATGTTGTAGGTTAGAGAGCCATAATGACATGCTGAGTAATCAAAGGGGAGACTGGGGCGGTGATTTCTGTCGACGGCAGTAAGGCAAGTGATGTCGTTTGTTGCTTCCGCAGGAAACGAGGTTTTTCGCAGAAGACTGCAGAATGAAAAATGACACGCAGCAAGAATGGCACCAGTTATTGTGCAACTGTTATTCCTACATTGTTGAAGCAACCAGGTAGCTTCATCGGCTGATATGGTGCGAATTAGGACTTTTGTCTTTGGTTCTGAAATTTTAGGAAGGTTTTCTATAGTAGGGAATTCTGATAGTACCGGATTGATGAAATCAGCTGAGGGAGGGGACGGTTTGGTGGGCTCAAATTCCCTAAGATTAAGGGACAGGAGATCTGCGGAGCTTGGAAAGAGAGGAAAACTTGGAATATCTTGCAATTTTGGCGCTGTTCCGTGCGAAATGGCTTCCATGCAACCAATGATTTGCCTCAAAATCACTGGCAAGCTGAGTGCATTTGCAACGGCGTGCGATATTGCTAGCGCTAGTCCAGAAGTGTACAACTTCGAACTTGGGTCAAACTTTCCTGGAATCAACACAGTTTTCCAAATAGGTCCATTGTCAGAGTCAAACTTGGTGCTGGCGAAGATGTCTTCTGTTATTGCTTCAATGTTGCTGATATCTTGGTCTAGGACTGAAAATCCAAAATTCGTTCGCCTTTCAGTGGTTTCAAAGTATTTTGCGGGATATGACGGGGATTCGGTGACTCTTGCTCGCAGCAGAGGCTGGAGGTGTGAGACCATTTCCAAGGCTCGAAGGAGGGACTCCTCTCTTATGGGCACCTTGGATTTGAGTGGAGTTAAAAGATACGAAAACGCGATTCCCGTCTTATGGTATTCATGAAACATTGACTCAAGGCCATCTAATGGTCGTCTGCTGATTAGCCGTTGCTGGTAGACGCCTTTTTCCGACTGGAAAACTCTGCTTTCAGTTCCTTGCGGCGGAGAACAGGTACTTGCGTGAAGACGTTTGAACGCTACAGCGTTCTTGCACTCTTGAAGACAAGTACGGAACATGTTGATGTAATTGACTTCTAAACGGTACTGCTGTGTATGAAGTTGCTACGCTCATAGCCTTGCACTTTTGTAATGACTTGACGCGGTTGGTTTTGGGATTGCGGAAGCTGTTTTCAGGTCATTCACGCGCGAAGCCCCAGGCGATTGACCGTGGCTGCAAACAGATGTAATTAAAAATTATGTGGATCCTACACGCAAATGGTTTCTCAACTGAGTTGACATGCCTCATTGACCACCGTAAAGTAATTTGGAAACTGACATTCCGAGCGTTAGCCTTTCAAATTTTTttgcggtggtcaatttaccatgtCAACCCAGTTGATCAGAAACCCGTTTCTGTGtttcacttccccaccgacgcagcatcagagtttctttacaaactaaaccCTTTTATTCATTTTCAGCCCCCGTCCACACCAATGAGTTTTGGAAAACGTCCGTTTCCGAAAAACCTCGGTTTATTGTGTGGGCTTTGTCCACACTCGGTTGGCAGCAGAGGCAGTGGTTTGTCGGTAAACAAGAATGAACAAAGTTCTGCGTGgccggctacgcggtacgcagaaactagtagattcaagttgaagtatgtaatttattcaagtaACAATaaattgcgaaatgaaaatGGCTATCTTAGAAGCTGGTTACGCGGTACACAGTGAgataatctcgtgaaaagtgtagttaaccggaCTGTAAATTGAAAAGCGTGGTtaacacacgcaattctaaaaagctgctcgcgtcagctcatgattaaAAATGGGTCactagaaataaacaaataccgctaatttcgctcacctttcttctaattcctatatatatggaatataaatagacatcttctattcacgaaaactacgaaaattgtacacaaacggtttaatggtcacttaaatggTAACTTACCTatatccgtttgtgttggcctgtagctccacttgcgcgtgcactcgaatgagcgggtgacgcatgcgtaaatgctgatcttgtaaccccctcctTTTTCCTGaatttgcaactttactcgtttatatctctgcttctgcacgatgaatttttttcattttttacataTTAGCTTAGATTAacttaaaacgtttgtctttcaaatttagaaaaattctgtaggtgaaaaaaaagatTAGAGACGCATTTCAAAAAAAGtgctttttctgaaaaactgacctaaagattttgttgaattttaaatattctaGGGAtaatttctaacattatctggtaactttgAATGGGacgatttcaccgtcccgttttttcaaaaaagacaatatatcttgattttacggctcaaagaaatgcctatatcgttgccatggtgacgttattttggaggaaaatgtgatgtgagaaatctgtgatgggtacttaataccctggccaagttccgtcttgatatgattaccctaactgtaccTACGAACGGAATATGTTTATTTGCttcaaaaaaggagaaactatttcgagcctccctAAGTTGTAAAAGAGCGCTTAGGCTTTATCAGTAAATGAGTGcaattttcttcacacgatcttgtgaaaaatgtagttaagcgaaccgtaaaattcacagtcgatcactgcttaattcgcgagtcacgagAAATGCTCTTTTGAATAAATAGTAAATAGTAAAtgatacttcaacttgaatgtACAGCGGAggcagctacgcagaactttattgaagtggcagggtattctgcaattaaGCCTGAATGGACTCCTgaatttgtttgcatttgtCGAAAATCTGCAATGCTCTgtaattaaaacgaaacagattgcaatttcatttctttcgtTATTTTTTCGGGTGTACATAAAGGGGAATTATTTTGCTCGTACAAGCCAACGTTTATCGGCCTGAAGATTCGGTGCAGGTTACACCACGTAGGAGTCACTTTCGTACTTTTTGTAGGCTTGAATTGAGCGGATTGAAGAACAAAACCTCAAATTGTCTGATAAGTGTCGCAGACTGAAATACATTTGTGCTCGGATTGAACTTGGTCTGTTGAAAtaagttttattaatttatagaatacagggccacttacgGTTACATGTTAGATGATACAgcggctcggcggctcgccagCCAAGACTGAAGAGATTGTCTATTTGCTGCTGGATGGCCCGTCACGTGCGACTCATGTCAGATACAGTGGTAGAGTGGCTagcattcgtttactgattaagcctaagcgctgtttcagtgattaggcgtAATCACTCTTTTAAACGTTTAGCTTTCATATGACAGTTCAGTTGATTACACTCGTGTCAAgcatatagcactcgtttactgattaagcccaagtgctcgtttcagtgaccaggcctaagcactcttttaaaagtTTAATTACTGTGTAGCGTTCTTCAGACATCCAATTTGACTGACTagccgccgagccactcaaAGATATACCTTACTCGTTCTTTAAATATCCAATTTGACTGGCTGCCGAGGCACTCAAAGATACATCTTATACTAGTCCTTTAAACATAAAATTTGACTgacgagccgccgagccactgcGGAATACacgttttcacggtttctgacgtcATCTTGGTTTGGGGGCAAACgcggcttaaattacagtgaatgtatgggattttggccgaatgCAAACCTCTGTAACTCCGCTGCAAAAAggcagatttaaaaaaaatgtactagtagcaataataataataataataaactttattaaattctcCAACAATGGCTTTTCAGAATTTCATTACAAAACATAAAAACAAGTGTTTTCAATATAAAAAGTTCCTATGTACAGAGCTAAGAAGTGTAATAAAGAATAACAATAGTATAGACATTTATCAGCGTTCtttaaaaagcattttcttATACGATCTTATAAAGACAATCAAATCTTGGATATTTCTCGTGTCATCAAGCAAGTTGTTCCAAATTGTAGAAGCTCTATAGACGAAGCTACGCTGGGCAGTTACGGATTTGCACAAAGGAATGTTTAATTTAGATTTATTCCTTATATTACTCGATTGAACGTTTGATCGACGGATGAATTTATCACTAACATATTTAGGTGCTAAACCGTTCATACACTTGAACATCATTGTGGCATCTTTAAGCTTGACTATAGATTCGACAGGTAACCAGCCTAACTCCTTAAAATTGGTTGAATGTTGACGTACTTCCTTGATGATGTGATAATGCGTGCACCAAAGTTCTGGACCTTCTGTCATGTTCAACAAATCATATTCAGAAAATCGTGCTTCTGATTATATGCAATACTAAAAGGTGGACAAAATTTTACTGTGACTGCTACTACTACAGTCTGAGTCACAGTGCCTAGATGGCATAGGAATACCTCTTATCCTTGCTAAGTTAATTTGTTAAACAAAGTTGCAAATACTATTATCTTCATTTCTTTGTATTGTCTATTTAGGTTTCATTATTAGTTTTCAACTAAAGTTGATTTACCCTATGAAACGAATTAGTTAATGACTGTTCCAACCCTTCAAcactttacatacatacatacatacatatttattaatcctttgagtgagggacactatacaggatgctaaaaggtCAAACGGGTCTGACGGGAGTAAATTAAAGGCTACATAAGAGCCAGACATATAAAGCTTATTAGAAAATACTTAGGCTGACTATTATCATCGTCCTAGAATACATATGTTATGATATCATTCAATCAAGGACTACTAAACTCAACGACTAGTAACAACTATTGATTCTAAGATGTTCGTGTCCACTTAAAAAGTGCTAACACAACGCACGTGGTTTTCCGTTTTCGGGGTGTCCATGTAAGTCCCTCAGGGGCTCCTAAGGGGATCCCCAAAGGTTTCAATATTACAACATCTCCCCCCCCTCTTTAACATGATTCAATGAGTCTCTGTGGCCTCCTAACTTGACGCCCAGATCTGGTTGTAATAGGAGTGTGTGCAATTGTTTCTGTCTGTCTCTCCGATGTCACTGGACTTGGTGCTGCCTTCTCAAGTACAGGTGCCTGTCTTGTACTGGCAGGAGAGTCATGAGATTGTGTACTCATGGGAAGAGCCCCTGTCCTTGGTGTCATGGGAGAATCATTTGGAACAGAGATGATCTGTCTTCTGTTTCTCCTGTAAGAACGTCCATATTCATCTTCCAGCATGTATGATCTTGGCATTACTTCCGCTTTGCGTCATTCCTTCTCACCATTTGGACGAAACCGCACCCTGTCCCCAACTTCAAGTGGAGGCAAATCTCTACTCTGCTTGTCATAATTAGACTTGGAATTATGCTGTCGATGACGAAGCGTTTTCAGAACATGATCACGATCCACTGGCTGAGGTACCAAGAGACGTCGATGAGTTGGTATCATTGCTCGTGTGCGCCGACTCATCAGCAGCTGTGCAGGTGACACACTAATATCTTCGAATGGGGTGCTGCGATATTTTAACAGTCCCTCAAATGGGTCTTTGTTCTCTGCAGCAGCCTTCTTAAGAATGCGTTTTACGGTCTGTACAGCTCTTTCAGCTGCGCCATTTGATTGAGGATACTCTGGTGAGCTGGTTGTATGGGAAAATCCCCACTCGTCAGCAAATTTCTTGAACTCATGGTTTCTGCTTAACAAATGTCTGGTGTTGCTGCACTGCGGTCCGTTGTCACTGACAACTTTCTCTGGGATTCCAAACCTGGCAAATATTTTCTTCAAGTTGTTGATAACACAAATGGCAGTGTTTTGGCGAAGCAGTTCTATTTCAAAGTACTTCGAATAGAAGTCAGTAACTAACAGGTACGTTTGGCCACCAAATTCAAACAGGTCAGTCCCAACTACTTGCCAAGGTAATCCTGGAATGTCATGAGGATGTAATGTCTCTTTCTGTTGTCGGTTGCGGAACGCATTACACACGGCACAGGAACTGACTTTGTCTTTGATTTGCGCAGTAATGGAAGGCCAGAAAACGTAATCCCTCGCAAAGGAAAGGCTCTTGCTCTCTCCCATGTGCGCGCCATGAATTTCAGCTCTCAATGGTCTTGGCACTACAATTCTGTCTGATTTAAACAACAAGCCATCCTCAACACTCAGCTCTTCTCTGAAATTCCAATATTCCCGGGCAAGTTCATCAACTTGTTCTTTCTCAGAGGGCCATCCTTTCAAAACGTATTCCATAACCACTCTGGATGTCTCATCAGTACTTGAACTGTCCTTGAATCTCTTCAGGGTACTCTTTCTAAT contains these protein-coding regions:
- the LOC137978535 gene encoding uncharacterized protein, with amino-acid sequence MFRTCLQECKNAVAFKRLHASTCSPPQGTESRVFQSEKGVYQQRLISRRPLDGLESMFHEYHKTGIAFSYLLTPLKSKVPIREESLLRALEMVSHLQPLLRARVTESPSYPAKYFETTERRTNFGFSVLDQDISNIEAITEDIFASTKFDSDNGPIWKTVLIPGKFDPSSKLYTSGLALAISHAVANALSLPVILRQIIGCMEAISHGTAPKLQDIPSFPLFPSSADLLSLNLREFEPTKPSPPSADFINPVLSEFPTIENLPKISEPKTKVLIRTISADEATWLLQQCRNNSCTITGAILAACHFSFCSLLRKTSFPAEATNDITCLTAVDRNHRPSLPFDYSACHYGSLTYNIPLTIQNTNFWELAKSFSQGIKRDKRNDKDLEFLLRLEADRKGYMDHILSQGSLKLASRQSSSLILSNTGQYIFQNNPESSFRPQGLFVGTPIHKRFGTFGNYLMSLNGATHYMFCYDGSIISPEVAQRYSDGVWDVLQLQTRPALQALH